The window GAACATGGTTTTTACTCCATCTGATAGAGTGATTGACGTTGGAAATCCGGTGATTTTCGGCGCCGCCGCTTAACCTGCTCAGGCTTTCTCCCGGTTCAGCAGGCCGCTGGCGCAAATGACGCCTGAGGTTACCAAGCCCAGTCCCAACAGGGAAGCAAATTCGACGCTTTCCTGTAACATAACCGCCGCCAGCAAAGTGGCGCAAACTGGCGTCATGGAGCCAATGGCGGAGGTAATTTCAGCGCCCAGTCGCGAGATCGCAAAACTGTACAGAAAGCCCGCTCCCAGCCCTACTCCAATGCCTTGCACCAGCATCTGCGCCGTTAACTCCATCACAGGCATGCTGCTCCAGGCTAATTCGGGCTGGCTCCATAGCGCCCAGATCAATAGCAGCGCCGCATTCGGCGTCGTCACTACCGCTGCCGCCTCCAAGGGCTTCAAGCCGCTTTGACGAACGGAAATCGTAAACACCGCCCACATGGCGCTACAGAACAAGAAGAGCACATGGCCCCGCCACAGGTCGCCGGAAGGATGAGATAATGAGGAATAGAGAAAACAGGAAGCGCCCACCGCCACCGCCAGCAACCCGTATCGACGCCATACCGACAGCGGCTCCTTGAAAATCAACACCGCCATACCGGTCACGAACAATGGCGCAGCGCCCGGAATCAACGTGCTGCCGTCCGCCACAGGAGCCCAGCCCATAGCGGCGGCGCTCAACAGAAAGAACGGCAGCCCCGCCCCCACCATGACGCCCAGAAGATACAGTTTGGGCGCCGCCAGAATGCGATGCCGGCGTTTGATTAACAAAGGCGTCAGGATAAGACCGGGAATACAGAAGCGAAACAAGGCGAGATCGAAAATGCCCAGGGGCGACAGCG is drawn from Hahella sp. KA22 and contains these coding sequences:
- a CDS encoding DMT family transporter, producing MSASASINAHSEASLTRVTPILSDSKQKLLGYGAACLTVLIWSSYFLSLKFGALSPLGIFDLALFRFCIPGLILTPLLIKRRHRILAAPKLYLLGVMVGAGLPFFLLSAAAMGWAPVADGSTLIPGAAPLFVTGMAVLIFKEPLSVWRRYGLLAVAVGASCFLYSSLSHPSGDLWRGHVLFLFCSAMWAVFTISVRQSGLKPLEAAAVVTTPNAALLLIWALWSQPELAWSSMPVMELTAQMLVQGIGVGLGAGFLYSFAISRLGAEITSAIGSMTPVCATLLAAVMLQESVEFASLLGLGLVTSGVICASGLLNREKA